In Sideroxyarcus emersonii, one DNA window encodes the following:
- the aat gene encoding leucyl/phenylalanyl-tRNA--protein transferase: MIPLLRHDLSFPPVTQALRSPNGLLAAGGDLSPMRLLEAYRHGIFPWFNADEPILWWSPDPRMVLFPQHFRISHSLRKKLHKGAYEVRTDTAFEQVMRACAAPRQGAQGTWIHEEMVAAYCELHRMGHAHSVETWMEGELAGGLYGMALGRMFYGESMFSRRTDASKIALAHLCAQLRRWEFGMIDCQMNTPHLASLGAAEIPRKEFIARLQDLINYPPVPAWRFDDDLFS, translated from the coding sequence ATGATACCGCTGCTTCGACACGACCTTTCGTTCCCGCCCGTCACCCAGGCGCTGCGCTCGCCCAACGGATTGCTGGCAGCGGGCGGCGACCTGTCCCCGATGCGCCTGCTGGAAGCTTATCGCCACGGCATCTTCCCCTGGTTCAACGCGGACGAACCCATCCTGTGGTGGAGCCCCGATCCGCGCATGGTACTGTTCCCGCAGCACTTCAGGATCTCGCACTCGCTACGCAAGAAATTGCACAAAGGAGCATACGAAGTACGCACCGACACGGCCTTCGAGCAGGTCATGCGCGCCTGCGCCGCGCCGCGCCAGGGCGCACAAGGCACATGGATCCACGAGGAGATGGTCGCCGCTTACTGCGAACTGCACCGCATGGGGCATGCGCACTCGGTTGAAACCTGGATGGAAGGAGAGCTCGCCGGAGGGCTGTACGGCATGGCGCTGGGCAGGATGTTCTATGGCGAATCCATGTTCAGCCGCAGGACAGATGCTTCCAAGATCGCCCTCGCCCACCTGTGCGCGCAACTCCGCCGCTGGGAATTCGGCATGATCGATTGCCAGATGAACACACCGCACCTGGCATCGCTGGGCGCAGCCGAGATACCGCGCAAGGAATTTATCGCCCGGCTGCAAGACTTGATAAACTATCCGCCTGTACCTGCCTGGCGTTTCGACGACGATCTTTTCTCATGA
- a CDS encoding arginyltransferase: protein MSLLNDIPISALHLYLTAPYPCSYLDGLEARSQVATPSFLISTPVYSELVRHGFRRSGTFTYRPRCDTCRQCVPVRVVVDEFKPTRSQRRSHKQHGDLNVTLHALKDRAEYFELYRRYQEARHRDGGMDDDSPEQYRNFLLQSHVDTMLVEFREGELLRMVSVVDVLQDGLSAVYTFYDPDVAHSSYGTFNVLWQIELCRKLQLPFLYLGYWIADSRKMAYKANFQPLQGLYDGTWQAIPPKDTSC from the coding sequence ATGAGCCTGCTCAACGACATCCCGATCTCCGCACTGCACCTCTACCTGACTGCACCTTACCCGTGCAGTTACCTGGATGGCCTGGAAGCGCGTTCGCAGGTGGCCACCCCGAGCTTCCTCATCTCCACACCGGTCTATTCGGAACTGGTCCGCCATGGTTTCCGCCGCAGCGGCACCTTCACCTATCGCCCGCGTTGCGATACCTGCCGCCAATGCGTGCCGGTGCGCGTGGTGGTGGATGAGTTCAAGCCGACGCGCTCGCAGCGCCGCAGCCACAAACAGCATGGCGACCTGAACGTCACGCTGCATGCCCTGAAAGACAGGGCGGAATATTTCGAGCTGTACCGCCGCTATCAGGAGGCACGCCACCGCGACGGCGGCATGGACGACGACAGTCCCGAGCAATATCGCAACTTCCTGCTGCAAAGCCACGTCGACACCATGCTGGTGGAGTTCCGCGAAGGCGAGTTACTGCGCATGGTCAGCGTGGTCGATGTGCTGCAGGATGGATTGTCTGCGGTCTACACCTTCTACGATCCCGATGTCGCCCACAGCAGTTACGGCACATTCAATGTGTTGTGGCAGATCGAGCTATGCCGCAAGCTGCAACTGCCCTTCCTTTATCTCGGCTACTGGATCGCGGACAGCCGGAAGATGGCATACAAGGCCAACTTCCAGCCGCTGCAGGGCCTGTACGACGGCACATGGCAGGCGATCCCGCCCAAAGACACCTCATGCTGA
- the kdpA gene encoding potassium-transporting ATPase subunit KdpA — protein sequence MINGIFQITLYLGVLLALTRPLGIYMRRVYEGDLPVFVRWLQPAENLLYHVCGIDRQEMRWTRYALAMLWFSLLGVLAVYLLQRLQGMLPLNPQGMGAVTPDSSFNTALSFVTNTNWQGYVGESTMSYFTQMAGLTVQNFFSAATGMAVAIALIRGFARHTVETIGNFWVDMTRSTLYILLPLSVILALVLVGQGVIQNLSAYQAVITVDATTYDNPRVDAAGPPLKDAAGNPVTEKIATHEQVIAMGPVASQEAIKQLGTNGGGFFNANSAHPFENPTPLANFLSMLAIFLIPAALCYTFGSMVGDTRQGWAILISMTLLFVGFLAVAEYAELNGNPAFNALGVDQSISATQSGGNMEGKETRFGIVNSALFATITTAASCGAVNAMHDSLTPLGGLVPMAQIQLGEVIFGGVGSGLYGMLVYAVIAVFLAGLMIGRTPEYLGKKIEAYDIKMASLVILIPPLIILGGTALAVMLEAGKNSIFNPGAHGFSEVLYAFSSAVGNNGSAFAGISANTPFYNSALGFAVWFGRFWLIIPVLALAGSLAAKKRIPASVGSMATHTPLFVWLLISTVLLVGALNFVPALALGPVIEHLNMIGVH from the coding sequence ATGATCAACGGCATCTTTCAAATCACCCTCTATCTGGGCGTGCTGCTGGCGTTGACCAGGCCGCTCGGTATTTACATGCGGCGCGTGTATGAAGGCGACTTGCCTGTGTTCGTGCGCTGGCTGCAACCGGCTGAAAACTTGCTCTATCACGTGTGCGGCATCGATAGGCAGGAAATGCGTTGGACACGCTATGCGCTGGCCATGCTGTGGTTCAGCCTGCTGGGCGTGCTGGCGGTGTATCTGTTGCAGCGCTTGCAAGGCATGCTGCCGCTGAACCCGCAGGGCATGGGGGCGGTCACGCCTGACTCTTCGTTCAACACAGCCTTGAGTTTCGTCACCAATACCAACTGGCAAGGCTATGTTGGCGAGTCCACGATGAGCTATTTCACACAGATGGCCGGGCTGACGGTGCAGAACTTCTTCTCTGCCGCCACCGGCATGGCTGTCGCCATTGCGCTGATCCGCGGCTTTGCGCGGCACACGGTGGAGACCATCGGTAACTTCTGGGTGGACATGACGCGCAGTACACTTTATATCCTGTTGCCGCTTTCTGTCATTTTGGCTCTGGTACTGGTAGGGCAGGGCGTGATCCAGAACCTGTCCGCCTACCAGGCTGTGATCACGGTGGATGCGACCACCTATGACAACCCCAGGGTGGACGCCGCGGGCCCCCCTCTGAAGGATGCTGCTGGCAATCCGGTCACAGAGAAGATCGCCACACATGAGCAGGTCATCGCCATGGGGCCGGTCGCCTCGCAGGAAGCGATCAAGCAGCTGGGCACCAACGGCGGCGGCTTCTTCAACGCCAACTCGGCGCATCCGTTCGAGAATCCCACGCCGCTCGCAAATTTCCTGTCCATGCTCGCGATTTTCCTGATTCCGGCCGCGCTGTGCTACACCTTCGGCAGCATGGTGGGTGACACGCGCCAAGGTTGGGCGATTCTCATTTCCATGACGCTGCTGTTCGTTGGCTTTCTTGCCGTGGCCGAATATGCCGAACTGAACGGCAATCCGGCTTTCAATGCGCTGGGCGTGGATCAATCCATCTCCGCCACACAATCCGGCGGCAACATGGAAGGCAAAGAGACGCGCTTTGGCATCGTCAACTCCGCCTTGTTCGCTACCATCACCACCGCGGCCTCCTGCGGCGCGGTGAACGCGATGCATGATTCGCTCACGCCGTTGGGCGGCCTCGTGCCGATGGCTCAGATCCAGCTGGGCGAGGTGATCTTCGGCGGCGTCGGCTCCGGCCTGTATGGCATGCTGGTGTATGCCGTGATTGCGGTGTTCCTGGCCGGACTGATGATCGGCCGCACACCCGAATACCTGGGCAAGAAGATCGAAGCCTACGACATCAAGATGGCCTCGCTGGTGATCCTGATCCCGCCGCTGATCATCCTCGGTGGTACCGCGCTGGCCGTGATGCTGGAGGCCGGCAAGAACAGCATCTTCAATCCCGGCGCGCATGGTTTCAGCGAAGTGCTGTATGCCTTCTCGTCGGCGGTGGGCAACAACGGCAGTGCGTTCGCCGGAATCTCCGCCAATACGCCGTTTTATAACAGTGCGCTGGGCTTCGCCGTCTGGTTCGGCCGCTTCTGGCTGATCATCCCGGTACTGGCATTGGCCGGTTCGCTGGCGGCCAAGAAACGCATTCCCGCGAGTGTAGGCAGCATGGCGACGCATACGCCGCTGTTCGTATGGCTGCTGATCAGTACTGTGCTGCTGGTGGGTGCACTGAACTTTGTTCCTGCGCTGGCACTGGGGCCGGTCATCGAGCACCTGAACATGATCGGCGTTCATTAG
- the kdpB gene encoding potassium-transporting ATPase subunit KdpB, protein MTSKTVSFALFEREIVGQAVVDSFRKLSPAQQMKNPVMFVVWVGSVLTTALFFQALFGQGEAPTGFILAITLWLWFTVLFANFAEAVAEGRSRAQAAAMRGMKKAVWAKKLHEPRYGAKWQLVEGEELRKDMVVLVEAGEFIPGDGTVIEGVASVDESAITGESAPVIRESGGDFSAVTGGTRVLSDWLVVRITTNPGETFLDRMIAMVEGAKRQKTPNEIALTILLVAMTLIFLFVIVTLLPFSLYSVATAGAGQPVSITVLVALLVCLIPTTIGGLLSAIGVAGMGRMLQKNVIATSGRAVEAAGDVDVLLLDKTGTITLGNRQASNFLHASGVTEAELADAAQLASLADETPEGRSIVVLAKEKFGLRERNIHEMGATFIPFSAQTRMSGVNVPAHDGAAARQIRKGAADAIRNHILSLGGQFPPEVNMIVDNVSRRGSTPLVVADGTKVMGVIELKDVVKGGIKERFAELRRMGIKTIMITGDNRLTAAAIAAEAGVDDFLAEATPEAKLKLIREHQAQGRLVAMTGDGTNDAPALAQADVAVAMNTGTQAAKEAGNMVDLDSNPTKLIEIVETGKQMLMTRGSLTTFSIANDVAKYFAIIPAAFATTYPALGALNVMHLATSSSAILSAVIFNALIIIALVPLALKGVKYRAIGANVLLRNNLLAYGLGGIVVPFIGIKLIDMLLVGLHLA, encoded by the coding sequence ATGACAAGCAAGACCGTTTCATTCGCGTTGTTCGAGCGTGAGATCGTTGGGCAGGCTGTGGTCGATTCGTTCAGGAAGCTGAGCCCGGCTCAGCAGATGAAGAACCCGGTGATGTTCGTGGTGTGGGTAGGCAGCGTGCTGACAACGGCGCTGTTCTTCCAGGCACTGTTCGGACAAGGTGAGGCGCCGACCGGTTTTATCCTCGCCATCACCCTGTGGCTGTGGTTCACCGTCCTGTTTGCGAACTTTGCCGAGGCTGTGGCCGAGGGGCGAAGCCGCGCGCAGGCTGCCGCCATGCGCGGCATGAAGAAAGCGGTATGGGCCAAGAAGCTGCACGAGCCGCGATACGGTGCCAAATGGCAGCTGGTGGAAGGCGAGGAACTGCGCAAGGACATGGTCGTGCTGGTCGAGGCGGGGGAGTTCATCCCCGGCGACGGCACCGTGATCGAGGGCGTGGCCTCGGTGGACGAGAGCGCCATTACCGGTGAATCCGCCCCGGTGATCCGAGAATCTGGCGGCGATTTCTCCGCCGTGACCGGCGGCACGCGTGTGTTGTCCGACTGGCTGGTGGTGCGCATCACCACCAATCCAGGCGAGACATTTCTCGACCGCATGATCGCAATGGTGGAGGGGGCCAAGCGCCAGAAGACGCCCAACGAGATCGCGCTGACCATCCTGCTGGTGGCGATGACGCTGATCTTCCTGTTCGTCATCGTCACGCTGCTGCCGTTCTCGCTATATAGCGTGGCGACGGCCGGTGCGGGGCAGCCGGTCAGCATCACCGTGTTGGTGGCGCTGCTGGTGTGTCTGATCCCCACCACCATCGGCGGCCTGCTCTCCGCCATCGGTGTGGCCGGCATGGGGCGCATGCTGCAAAAGAACGTGATCGCCACTTCGGGTCGCGCAGTGGAAGCGGCGGGCGATGTCGACGTGCTGCTGCTGGACAAGACCGGCACCATCACCTTGGGCAACCGCCAGGCCAGCAACTTCCTGCATGCTTCCGGCGTGACTGAAGCCGAATTGGCCGATGCCGCGCAGCTCGCGTCCTTGGCCGACGAGACGCCGGAGGGACGCAGCATCGTGGTGCTGGCCAAGGAGAAATTCGGTCTGCGCGAGCGCAATATCCACGAGATGGGTGCGACCTTCATCCCGTTCAGCGCGCAGACGCGCATGAGCGGCGTCAATGTCCCGGCACATGATGGCGCAGCAGCACGCCAGATCCGCAAGGGTGCTGCCGATGCCATCCGCAATCACATTCTCAGCCTGGGCGGCCAGTTTCCGCCAGAAGTGAACATGATCGTCGACAACGTTTCGCGCCGTGGCAGCACGCCGCTGGTGGTGGCCGACGGCACCAAGGTAATGGGCGTGATCGAGCTCAAGGACGTGGTCAAGGGCGGCATCAAGGAACGCTTTGCCGAGCTGCGCCGCATGGGCATCAAGACCATCATGATCACCGGCGACAATCGTCTCACCGCCGCCGCCATCGCGGCCGAGGCAGGCGTGGATGATTTCCTTGCCGAGGCGACACCCGAAGCAAAGCTGAAACTGATCCGCGAACATCAGGCGCAGGGCCGGTTGGTGGCGATGACCGGCGACGGCACCAACGACGCGCCCGCATTGGCGCAGGCCGATGTGGCGGTGGCGATGAACACCGGCACGCAGGCCGCCAAGGAGGCGGGCAACATGGTGGACCTCGATTCCAACCCGACCAAGCTGATTGAGATCGTGGAGACCGGAAAACAAATGTTGATGACGCGCGGTTCGCTCACCACATTCAGCATCGCCAACGACGTGGCCAAGTATTTCGCCATCATCCCAGCTGCCTTCGCCACCACCTATCCGGCACTGGGTGCGCTGAATGTGATGCATCTCGCAACGTCTTCCAGCGCCATCCTGTCGGCGGTGATTTTCAATGCCCTGATTATCATCGCGTTGGTGCCGCTGGCGCTAAAGGGCGTGAAGTACCGCGCAATCGGCGCCAACGTGCTGCTGCGCAACAACCTGCTGGCCTATGGCCTGGGCGGCATCGTTGTTCCGTTCATAGGCATCAAGCTGATCGACATGCTGCTGGTTGGCTTACATCTGGCTTAA
- a CDS encoding sensor histidine kinase KdpD, with protein MSEDIQRPDPDSLLERVQRAEAKRHRGRLKIFFGASAGVGKTFGMLLAARERRAEGLDVVAGYVETHKRVETEQLLEGLELLPPRLVEYRGAQLREFDLDAALKRRPALILVDELAHSNAPGSRHPKRWQDVDELLEAGIDVYTAINVQHIESLNDVVSQITGIPVWETVPDAVLEDADEIELIDLPPDELLQRLKEGKVYLPQQAERAAQNFFRKGNLIALRELALRRTADRVDAQMRDYRDDHAIQNVWQVKERMLVCIGPGGNAENLVRAAYRLSQMLKAEWIVVYIETAKLQHLSREQRDVILRTLKLAEELGAETATLNGHKLSDEVIAYARARNATRIVLGKPTFAGWRRRLHGSLVDTIVRQASDIDIHVVGKESDALSQLRENPYFSRSRLYLGLAAEEQKPLFRWRIDYLWAAVTSAICTAVAWPMYNHFDLANLVMVYLLGVVVVAARYGRGPSLLASFLGVVLFDFFYVPPRFSFAVSDSQYLITFGVMLLVALVISSMTVSIKHQARVASMRERRSASLYAMSRELAATRGQENIVRVAVRHVADVFETQVVVLLPDVGGRLHYPNEEGLAESCHGSDLSVAQWVYDHGQMAGAGTDTLPGGDMIYLPLRASAEVLGVLVLLPLNSARLALPEQQRLLETFVSQIALALERVRLAAEAQSAQLKIETEQLRNSLLSAISHDLRTPLAAIVGASSSLVRDSERLDDVARRELGQAIYDEATRMASLANNLLDMARLQAGAIVLNRQWQPLEEVVGAALAGMNARLADHPVTVRLTRDLPLVEIDSLLIERVFANLLDNAVKYTPPGTPIEIGAAAAAGELTVTVSDRGHGIPAGEEKLIFEKFHRVASEGNQGGAGLGLSISRSIIEAHGGKIWAENLSTGGAAFHFTLLLSEPPSIEHEENA; from the coding sequence ATGAGCGAAGATATTCAACGACCAGATCCAGACTCGCTGCTCGAGCGCGTGCAGCGCGCCGAGGCGAAACGCCATCGCGGCCGCCTGAAGATATTCTTCGGTGCCAGCGCCGGCGTGGGCAAGACCTTCGGCATGCTGCTGGCCGCGCGCGAGCGCCGTGCCGAAGGGCTGGACGTGGTGGCGGGCTATGTGGAGACGCACAAGCGGGTGGAGACTGAACAGCTGCTGGAGGGGCTGGAGCTGCTGCCGCCGCGGCTGGTCGAGTATCGCGGCGCGCAGTTGCGGGAGTTCGATCTGGATGCCGCGCTCAAGCGCCGCCCGGCGCTGATCCTGGTGGACGAGCTGGCGCACAGCAACGCGCCCGGATCGCGCCATCCCAAGCGCTGGCAGGATGTGGACGAGCTGCTGGAAGCGGGAATCGACGTTTACACCGCCATCAACGTGCAGCACATCGAGAGCCTCAACGACGTGGTATCGCAGATCACTGGCATCCCGGTGTGGGAGACGGTGCCCGATGCGGTACTGGAAGATGCGGACGAGATCGAGCTGATTGACCTGCCGCCGGACGAGCTGTTGCAACGACTGAAGGAAGGCAAGGTTTACCTGCCGCAGCAGGCGGAGCGTGCCGCGCAGAATTTCTTTCGCAAAGGCAACCTGATTGCGTTGCGCGAACTGGCCTTGCGTCGCACGGCGGATCGTGTCGATGCGCAGATGCGCGATTACCGTGACGACCATGCCATCCAGAATGTGTGGCAGGTCAAGGAGCGCATGCTGGTATGCATCGGTCCAGGCGGCAATGCGGAGAACCTGGTACGCGCGGCTTATCGCTTGTCGCAGATGCTCAAGGCGGAGTGGATCGTCGTTTACATCGAAACAGCGAAATTGCAGCATCTTTCGCGCGAGCAGCGCGACGTCATTCTGCGCACGTTGAAGCTGGCGGAAGAACTGGGCGCCGAGACCGCCACGCTGAACGGCCATAAACTGTCGGACGAAGTAATCGCCTATGCGCGCGCGCGCAATGCCACGCGCATCGTACTGGGCAAGCCGACCTTCGCCGGATGGCGGCGTAGGCTGCATGGTTCGCTGGTGGATACCATCGTGCGCCAGGCTAGTGATATCGACATCCACGTGGTAGGCAAGGAATCCGACGCCTTGTCTCAGTTGCGCGAGAACCCCTATTTCTCGCGCAGCCGTCTCTATCTCGGGCTGGCCGCCGAAGAACAGAAGCCGTTATTCAGATGGCGCATCGATTACCTGTGGGCAGCAGTGACCTCGGCGATCTGTACCGCAGTGGCCTGGCCGATGTACAACCATTTTGATCTGGCTAATCTGGTCATGGTCTATCTGCTGGGCGTGGTGGTGGTCGCGGCGCGTTACGGACGCGGTCCGTCCTTGCTCGCCTCATTCCTGGGGGTGGTGCTGTTTGACTTCTTCTATGTGCCGCCGCGTTTCAGCTTTGCCGTGTCGGATAGCCAATATCTGATTACCTTTGGCGTCATGCTGCTGGTCGCACTGGTCATCAGCAGCATGACGGTGAGCATTAAGCACCAGGCGAGGGTTGCCAGCATGCGCGAGCGACGTAGCGCTTCGCTGTATGCCATGAGCCGCGAACTGGCGGCTACGCGAGGCCAGGAAAACATTGTGCGGGTAGCGGTCAGGCATGTGGCTGATGTATTCGAGACGCAGGTCGTAGTGTTGTTGCCTGATGTCGGCGGCCGCCTGCATTATCCAAACGAAGAAGGGCTGGCCGAATCCTGTCATGGCAGCGACCTGAGCGTGGCGCAGTGGGTCTATGATCACGGGCAGATGGCTGGGGCAGGGACCGATACGCTGCCTGGCGGAGATATGATTTACTTGCCATTGCGGGCCTCGGCAGAAGTGCTGGGCGTGCTGGTGCTGCTCCCCTTGAATTCTGCGCGGCTGGCTTTGCCCGAGCAGCAGAGGCTGCTGGAGACTTTTGTGAGCCAGATCGCGCTGGCGTTGGAGCGCGTGCGGCTGGCGGCAGAGGCGCAAAGTGCGCAGCTGAAGATCGAAACGGAACAGCTGCGCAATTCGCTGCTGTCAGCTATCTCGCACGATCTGCGCACACCGCTGGCAGCCATCGTCGGTGCTTCCAGCAGCCTGGTACGCGACAGCGAACGGCTGGACGACGTTGCGCGGCGCGAACTGGGGCAGGCCATCTATGACGAGGCAACGCGCATGGCCAGCCTTGCCAACAACCTGCTCGACATGGCGCGGTTGCAGGCAGGTGCCATCGTGCTGAACCGGCAATGGCAGCCGCTGGAAGAGGTGGTGGGTGCTGCGCTGGCGGGCATGAACGCACGGCTGGCCGACCATCCGGTTACGGTTCGCTTGACGCGCGACCTGCCGCTGGTCGAGATCGACAGTCTGCTGATCGAGCGGGTGTTCGCCAATCTGCTGGATAATGCCGTGAAGTACACGCCGCCCGGCACGCCGATAGAGATCGGTGCGGCGGCAGCAGCAGGGGAATTGACGGTGACCGTTTCTGATCGCGGGCATGGCATTCCCGCTGGGGAAGAGAAATTGATCTTCGAAAAATTCCATCGCGTTGCCAGCGAGGGCAACCAGGGCGGAGCCGGGCTGGGGCTGTCCATCTCCCGCTCCATCATCGAGGCCCACGGCGGGAAGATATGGGCGGAGAATCTGTCCACCGGCGGGGCCGCTTTCCATTTCACCCTGCTCCTGAGCGAGCCGCCTTCGATTGAACATGAAGAAAACGCCTGA
- a CDS encoding quinone-dependent dihydroorotate dehydrogenase, with amino-acid sequence MFQLLRPALFALDPETAHHATLDALKAAHCLGTLPLVVKRPESDPRTVMGLTFPNPVGLAAGLDKNGGYIDPLAALGFGFIEIGTVTPRPQPGNPKPRLFRLPQAQGIINRMGFNNDGVDKLIENVRQAKFKGVLGINIGKNADTPIGKAAEDYLIGLRKVYAHASYVAINISSPNTKNLRQLQGGDELDALLAQLKAEQKKLAQQHGKYVPLAVKIAPDLDGDQIRQIAALLIKHRIDGVIATNTTLSREGVENLPHGNETGGLSGAPVREKSTAVIRQLAAELQGALPIIGVGGILKGSDALEKMQAGAALVQMYSGMIYRGWELVSECAAAIKAKRT; translated from the coding sequence ATGTTCCAACTGCTCCGTCCCGCCCTGTTCGCGCTCGATCCCGAGACCGCACACCATGCCACGCTCGATGCGCTGAAGGCCGCGCATTGCCTGGGCACCCTGCCGCTGGTGGTAAAACGCCCCGAGAGCGATCCGCGCACCGTGATGGGCCTGACCTTCCCCAACCCGGTCGGGCTGGCCGCAGGGCTGGACAAGAACGGCGGTTACATCGACCCGCTCGCCGCGCTCGGTTTCGGCTTCATCGAGATCGGCACCGTGACGCCACGCCCGCAACCCGGCAACCCCAAGCCGCGCCTGTTCCGCCTTCCGCAGGCGCAGGGCATTATCAACCGCATGGGCTTCAACAACGACGGCGTGGACAAGCTGATCGAAAACGTCAGGCAAGCGAAGTTCAAAGGTGTCCTCGGCATCAACATCGGCAAGAACGCCGACACGCCGATCGGGAAAGCGGCAGAAGACTACCTGATCGGCCTGCGCAAGGTATACGCGCATGCCAGCTATGTCGCCATCAACATCTCCTCGCCCAACACCAAAAACCTGCGCCAGCTGCAGGGCGGCGACGAGCTGGATGCGCTGCTCGCACAGTTGAAGGCCGAACAGAAAAAACTGGCGCAGCAGCACGGCAAGTATGTCCCGCTGGCAGTGAAGATCGCCCCCGACCTGGACGGCGACCAGATCCGGCAGATTGCCGCATTGCTCATCAAACACCGTATCGACGGCGTGATCGCCACCAACACCACGCTGTCGCGCGAAGGGGTGGAGAACCTGCCTCACGGCAACGAGACCGGCGGCCTGAGCGGCGCACCGGTACGCGAGAAGTCCACCGCCGTCATCCGCCAGCTCGCCGCCGAACTGCAGGGCGCGCTGCCCATCATCGGCGTGGGCGGCATCCTGAAAGGTTCCGATGCGTTGGAGAAGATGCAGGCCGGGGCAGCGCTAGTGCAGATGTACAGCGGCATGATCTACCGCGGCTGGGAACTGGTATCCGAATGTGCGGCGGCAATAAAGGCAAAGCGGACTTAG
- the kdpE gene encoding two-component system response regulator KdpE, with protein MPNAATIIVVEDEAQIRRFLRTTLVSEGYQVVEAETGRQGLSDAATNKPDLIILDLGLPDMDGVEVIRGVRAWSSVPIIILSARSQEGDKISALDAGANDYLVKPFGVGELLARMRVALRQAASAANGGEEGMFTVGELRVDMVHRKVTVGSTEVHLTPIEYRLLTVLVKHAGKVLTHQLLLKEVWGPTYVERAHYLRIYMGALRHKLEQDPARPRYLLTEVGVGYRLAVM; from the coding sequence ATGCCTAACGCCGCCACCATTATCGTCGTCGAGGATGAAGCGCAAATCCGTCGCTTTCTGCGTACCACGCTGGTGTCGGAAGGCTATCAGGTGGTCGAAGCGGAGACCGGCAGGCAGGGGCTGAGCGATGCGGCCACGAACAAGCCGGATCTCATCATCCTTGACCTCGGCCTGCCGGACATGGACGGCGTCGAGGTGATCAGGGGGGTGCGTGCCTGGTCTTCCGTGCCCATCATCATCCTGTCGGCGCGCTCGCAGGAGGGCGACAAAATCTCGGCGCTGGATGCGGGCGCCAACGATTATCTGGTCAAGCCGTTCGGCGTCGGCGAACTGCTGGCGCGCATGCGTGTGGCATTGCGGCAGGCTGCTTCGGCAGCCAATGGTGGAGAGGAAGGCATGTTCACGGTGGGCGAATTGCGCGTGGATATGGTGCATCGCAAAGTGACGGTCGGCAGTACCGAAGTGCACCTGACGCCCATCGAATACCGTCTGCTGACCGTTCTGGTCAAGCATGCGGGCAAGGTGCTCACGCACCAGCTGCTGCTAAAGGAGGTGTGGGGGCCGACCTACGTCGAGCGCGCCCATTATCTGCGCATCTACATGGGCGCGCTGCGACACAAGCTGGAACAGGATCCGGCGCGTCCGCGCTATCTGCTGACCGAGGTGGGGGTGGGATATCGGTTGGCTGTGATGTGA
- the kdpC gene encoding potassium-transporting ATPase subunit KdpC yields the protein MLKELRPAIASFVLLSLLTGIVYPLFVTGVAQATMPGKANGSLIVKDGKPTGSSLIGQSFSDPKYFWGRPSATGPMPNNAAASSGSNLGPTNPALLDAVKVRVHALRDDDPGNTQPVPVDLVTASGSGLDPHISPAAAEYQVARVARLRGIVPDAVRKLVAQHTEGRQFGILGEPVVNVLELNLALDALRKG from the coding sequence ATGTTGAAAGAACTTCGCCCTGCCATCGCCAGCTTCGTGCTGCTGTCATTGCTGACCGGTATCGTCTATCCGTTGTTCGTCACTGGCGTTGCGCAGGCCACCATGCCGGGCAAGGCCAATGGCAGCCTGATCGTGAAGGATGGCAAGCCGACCGGTTCCAGTCTGATCGGCCAGTCGTTCTCCGACCCCAAATATTTCTGGGGGCGTCCATCGGCGACCGGCCCGATGCCGAACAATGCGGCCGCTTCCAGCGGTTCCAATCTGGGGCCGACCAACCCTGCTCTGCTGGATGCCGTGAAAGTCCGTGTGCACGCGTTGCGCGACGACGATCCCGGCAATACGCAGCCGGTGCCGGTCGATTTGGTCACCGCATCCGGCAGCGGGCTCGATCCGCACATCAGCCCGGCTGCGGCGGAATACCAGGTTGCACGGGTGGCGCGGCTGCGCGGCATCGTTCCCGATGCAGTGCGAAAACTGGTGGCACAGCATACCGAAGGTCGTCAGTTCGGCATCCTCGGCGAGCCAGTAGTGAATGTGCTGGAACTCAATCTGGCGCTGGATGCATTGCGCAAAGGATGA
- the kdpF gene encoding K(+)-transporting ATPase subunit F, with product MTFYIIGAIVAILLMAYLVVALFKPELFS from the coding sequence ATGACGTTCTACATTATCGGCGCCATCGTGGCCATCCTATTGATGGCCTATCTGGTGGTCGCCTTGTTTAAACCGGAGCTATTCTCATGA